gtttTATGCACCTTCACTAATCTAAACGCCTTGTCTAAAGCAGGAATATCCACCATTTTGTCCATttcagcgggcggccattttgctacatgctgtcaattgaagatgacatcacagttgctcagggctcagaaccaatcacggctcacctattTTTTGAGTTTGAGATGTTTgcaaactgagctgtgattggtcgttacctgaaccctgagcaactgtgatgtcattttcacccgacaccaagtggcaaaatggccaccccctgagatggatttatACAGTtggatttttctttaatttaattgtatttaatttaccattaatcagaatgttgtgattagactagtgagggcacatggaacatatttaaaaatattttttttgggttggaTTACCCTTCAAGCaacgttttttgtgtttttaaagtgtcATGCAAGTCCGAATTTAGAGTCATGTGCCTTCAGTGTAATACCATCTTGTGCCGTAACTCTTGTGGGCAGGTATACTGGAAGACTTGCAGCAAGGAATTAACAGCAGGAAGAAGAagcagagaaggtccccaatTAATCTCCAGTAAAAATcattgttcaaataaaacaGAAAGACTATATATGATATGCCGGTTGTATGATGTTTGTTTGCGTTGCTCGTCTGTGCGTGTTAAAGTAGCAGTTTTTTGAAAGTTTTCAATCACTGTAATAAATACGCTAATTCCATTAGCCTTTCTGCGGCATTTTATgcagcattaagctagtagacTCCCATTCAGTGTTAATTTGgacaattgatttttatttagttttagttatagtgttttgacaaaaaataattaaagttttagtcataattcagtcatctgattgtattttagtttaaatccaattttagttgacgaaaataaagagcaattttagtcgactaaattgacagtttaatagatattttccttcagcatacatttaaacttttatacagaaaattataacacacctatttgtaactgtagtttaacatgcaagacacatttaatacaaaggtgtctttattaattgttttaatgaaacatgttgaactgacaataacatgaacttagttttcacctgaataaaaaaaaaagtgcataattgcttgaGATTAATCTTACAGGTGCAGTTTTAGTCTAATTTTTGTCTgaattttttcttttcgggACGAAAAATAtgtagaacatttttgggtgttAAAATTATCACTGCTGCCATTCGCTGAAATTAGATGGTTTAAATATACAAAGTtcaattctcattttattttatgtgtcaATTTTACAGTTAACTTAACTGGGAGTGACGAACTGCTCACGCAAATACACTTTGCTTCTTATTTGGAACCTGTGCAAGTGAGCGTGTCTTTCTTGATGAGAGAGTGGAAATAGGTCCTTGTGAATACTTTAAAAAGTATGTTTgaataattttacatttgtttcaaGTGTGCGGGtggattaaaataattttgggaaAATGTGTAATTACGCTCTCTCTATAAAATGGTAGATCTGGAATGTGGAACCTCTCTGTGTCTCCTGATCAGCACCCGTCCCAACCAAATATAACTCACCACTTTCCGAGTCTTGTCTCTGGTCTCCCCTCGCCGACTGAGCGGGGAAGGAGCAGGAGGTTGCGGAGAGCGAGTGCATGCTGGGAGTGGCCGCGGAGACGGCCTGTCACTCCTGTTTCGCTCTGTATCCGAGTAAGGGGCCAGTGAATCGTCTTCAAGTCTGTTGCTAGGTGACCTGCTGCAGTGCCGGCCGGACTCCCCGCTGCTCTTTTTCGAGCTTCCCTTTGAGGGTGTGTCTGAATCGTCCTCTCCCCTGGCGCCGCTCTTCCCGTGGTTGACTCCTCGTAGCTTAGCTTTACGCTCCAGCAGGCTGTTCAGGAATGCGCTGTCATAGTCTTTCTCTTGAGAAGAAGTTGATGGTGGACTCACGTGGGGAGGGGGTGAGACGTCCCGCCCATTGCCCCAGGTGCCCCGCCTCTTTTTAGGGGATGGAAGTGGACTTATGTTatgtccatttttcttttttcttctgggTCGCTCCTCGAGGTCACTGCAGTCTCCGAGCTCATTGCGATCGTCGTAGTGGTGCTGCGGTGGACCGTGCCGGTACGAAGGACATCTACTGAACTCCCGAAGCTCTGGTTCGTCGTCTTCATCATCTCTTCTTTCTGCTTGTCTGCGTCCTCTTTGCTTGTATGTCTCAGCGAACTCTTCCAGCTCATCCAGCGAGCCGGTCCGTCCCGCAGTTCGATAAGACTTTCTTTCCAGATGCTCCGATCGAGGGTTCCACCTGTAAAATACAAGAACATGTCAAAGCAGAACTGAAAAAGAAGGTGAGGACAGTGTAGGTATATCTTTGGGGAATCTATGACAcagataccaaataccgataccactgcaCTCAAACAGAATTGCTGACCAACTTAATTGatttgcttcaagtggtaacacacgattgaattaagttaatccaagtgaatatattaagtttaatgaatttAGGTGATTAAACttaatgtcctcataattaaaTAAGCTTTATATATTAACTTGGATTAACTTCATTCAATTAATTGAAGCAAttcaattaagttggtcaacatttctctttttaaacttaagttggttcaacaatGCTCTTTTTTGTGTAGTACATAAAAATccctcccaaaaaacaatgacagatcatttcaataaaaacctATTGATCCcaatttagcattttccttaaaattgcatgaatttaatggcaattttctatctgtctaattcctgattgtaaaatggccacaccgttgcgagtaccaataccgTGAAATAGGATTGTATCGACAACGATAACGATACCTCGCaacagtactcgcccatccctagttttgAGTTACGAACATTGTCATGGAACAAATCAAACTTGTATTACAACTAGTGCTGTAaacgataacatttttaaatcacattaatcaaatcttgataaatcacgattaatcgcttaattaaaaaggcttttttatggCCATTTTTTGCCTGCTAAATTTGAAGAGATGtgtttaatgttatgaggacatcttcaacatttttcgatccactgcacacgctcatccacctctttttctaatcagttcattacttgcataatttaaaatggaaaaaaatcaccccaaaatattcagaatgtcatacacacacatttacttaaatgctttactataatgcatgtagttatgtttattaaactttgacagcactcatTTCAGCGCACTACTGTATGTTGAAGGGACAGGAGGAACTTCATTTAGTCAGGCCGTAGTGTTGTCTAATAGGAAAGAAGGgctttgccgccatctagtggcatctAAAGGTAATTACAaatctttttgtgtgtgaatcaaTCACTCAGAGATAATCTGTATTGTATAAGATGCAGGTTTGCTTAGCCGTACCTGTTATGGCGATTCTCCTCACTGTGGTTCTGTTGCCGAGCATCACGTATGTGCCTGTGAGGCTGGGGAGGAGGATCATCACTGTAGCGGCGTGGCAGGATGGAGACCTCTGCACATGGACGGGGCTCTGGCTCAGGGTCCCCGCGATAACGCTGGGGCGATGAAGGGGGGTTGTCACGCAACCGCTGTGGCTCTGGGCTGCGGTTGTCTCTGTATCGTCTGGGTTCAGGTTGAGGATCGTCATCCGGGATGGGCGGAAGCGCTTTCGTCTGGACCTTCCGGAAAGTTTGGCGAAAAGCGTTTTCTCCCTCATGGAGGGAACTCAGCTCGGACACGCCACATGCTGGAAggaatggatggattaattaGCATGACTATAAAATCACAATTTAGTATTAGATTAAATTGTATGGATGAAAACAGAGAGGAAAATGTGAGAGCTTATACATGTTTGATGAGAGAAAAGACATGCAAGTTTGGATATCAGAACTACCAGAAAGGCAGAATTGTTGAATCCAGAGAATCATGCAAAGACAAACCTAATAAGCAACAATAAGATGAGCATCCTAGCATGCGGTGTCCGAGGATTACATGAGCATGCTAAAGAATCTCTTGATTGCACATGGACGGGTTTCTGAAGCTTACACTGGTGACTGGCGGACCTGGTGGGGTTGAAGTGAGCCAGTTGGTTCTCTACATAGTGCAGAACCCTGAGAGAGTCCTGGTCCTGAGGTGAGGGCAAGCGGTAGGGAGCTCCTACTGCATGCATCGGAACTGGACATAAACACTGGACCCCATCAGCacttttgattgtttttcttgGTATGAAACACTAACTGTATGAAtgatgcttttcttttctttattactATTGCTGTGGTCGAATTAGAATGACATAGAAGAAGGTAGGGATATTGGGCTTTGAACTTGAAGCGGAAGTCAACCAAgccaaaaattattgacaataactccccattagtctaaatactGCATTCTGGCTAAAATTgcgcaaaatccagcagtttttatcaaaaaCAGAAGGCGACCATTTGCCACTTGtgtttgagtgaaaatgacatcacagttactcagggctcaggtaacaaccaatcacagatcagcttcagaaaacatgaTTGGTCgctgtctgagccctgagcaactgtgatgtcatcttcagtcgacagcaagtggcaaaatggccgccccctgagattgataaaaacggctggattttgctgtaagtcatattctacaaatgtaatattaatcagaatgtcatgtttggactagtgaggtcacatataacattattgtaaaaaaatgtttacggttgacttacTCTTTAAATTGACCATATCTAAATATTTAAACTCAAATATTCAAGATCAAATTAAATTCTTAGGTTAGGCCTGAAACTTCAAtatcccaatttttatttttattttttgtagggTCGCCAGGCGATAATTttaattaaccgcatgacttcaatagttaactcacgattaattgcaaattttatctgttctaaatgtacaataaaatgtataataaaatgtttacatactcttgctaacataaaagaggaaaaatatgttaaatatcgctgcatcttttagtcaaagctgcagtaattttataataattcatgaaaattgagttaaaattaaaaagacgtactgtactgtaaaaagcgtgtaatattgatttgtattgaagtcattttctgccactagatggcataattgcttttgtaagatgatggtgacagctcagtgaaattctgcacatttgtaaaattgtaaaatacaacttgaccccagtctccacaaatctatacattattattaaattcatcactgcaaaattttgacgtgaatTCCTCCAgttcaggctttccaagtaaggggcggtcattaatcgcacgtttaaAACTAGTGGAGTTATGGGaaattttaattaactcaaaatgaacacactttGACACCCCAATTTTTCTAATACTCTGTTATTAGAAGTGAGAATGACTGACCTACTGTGTGTAGACTACCATCTGAAGGAGGAACAGATGACAGCTTTTCCACCAGCGAAGGGGGTGCAATAGGCACCATTGCTGGGACGCCAGAAACAAAGTATGGCGGGTACACAGGTGTCTGCAGGGTGGAGCTTCCCGTCTTTATTCCTTTACCTGCCTCGTACACTACaataaaaaagaatataaaGTGGTACTTAGTCTAAATTGTTGTGAGGCACATGTGAAATTTTCAGATTTGTGTTTCACGTTTCACTCACAATGCTTGGGGCAGCAGCACGTGTccgggcagcagcagcagctcacGTAGCAGCAGCAAGAGTGAGGACAACACTGACACCAGCACACGCCAACCAACAGAAGGAACAAGACGCTGCCCAGTGCCACGGCTGCCACAAACACCCATTCTGGAAGAGCAGACAATCAACAAAGAAATAAGCACGGACACACACAAGAACGTTCCAATAAGAGGTGTACAATATTTGGCATTTGATTGAGACCTTTTAGTTTCATCAACCCTTACATACTGTTCTTTTTCCATGTACACATCGTATGTGCTGGGTCTATTCAATATCCTCATAATAATTGTCTATACCAAATCatgaataacaaaatatattcaTAGCCTGTCTGACATTAACAAATGGATATATCAGAGAAGAAGGAAGGTGTAATGTTTTACACCACTCATTTTTGTATTAAGACAGCTGTGCCACGGGCCTGGGGGGggttaataaatataataaagatGATGATCATAATGATGCATTTAATAAATTGATTTCTATAAAGatatatttatgaatatttatgaatgaatacaatgacatccaccacCACACCTATCAGCAGAGcgcagaatctgtctgcctgcaccttaactcatttactgccattgacggttataaacgtcaaaaaattcatttaaactatttctatttaacattttttcccacttttgttaacaagagtatgaaaacctagaatttttgttgttgtacatttagaacagatatgaaatttgtcgcaagttaactagtgaagtcatgcgattaattacaattttaaaaaataatcgcctcttgccccaaatttttaataatctttttttttatatatatataaatttctggcagtgaatgagttaaacaaattCACCAATATCACGTTACACCACCTGTGC
This portion of the Vanacampus margaritifer isolate UIUO_Vmar chromosome 4, RoL_Vmar_1.0, whole genome shotgun sequence genome encodes:
- the LOC144050909 gene encoding uncharacterized protein LOC144050909 isoform X2, producing MKRKRIERNIHLDRLKFTYNVWSMFFIPKWWILIACLAGFLPQQCCGIHVLVRDDKKYAVLFQSVVLPCQFNSVSTQTPIVQWVYKSYCRDRTRDSFSFSDNLSAGGPMGGGGHENGKKASYLDCSDSSRTVRTVASVAGSSVTLSEYYKNRDVSIINKADLRIAGVQWGDSGVYTCKVVIADDVVGQNEASVELLVLGFSGLPGDLLPDFELKIMPEWVFVAAVALGSVLFLLLVGVCWCQCCPHSCCCYVSCCCCPDTCCCPKHLYEAGKGIKTGSSTLQTPVYPPYFVSGVPAMVPIAPPSLVEKLSSVPPSDGSLHTVVPMHAVGAPYRLPSPQDQDSLRVLHYVENQLAHFNPTRSASHQSCGVSELSSLHEGENAFRQTFRKVQTKALPPIPDDDPQPEPRRYRDNRSPEPQRLRDNPPSSPQRYRGDPEPEPRPCAEVSILPRRYSDDPPPQPHRHIRDARQQNHSEENRHNRWNPRSEHLERKSYRTAGRTGSLDELEEFAETYKQRGRRQAERRDDEDDEPELREFSRCPSYRHGPPQHHYDDRNELGDCSDLEERPRRKKKNGHNISPLPSPKKRRGTWGNGRDVSPPPHVSPPSTSSQEKDYDSAFLNSLLERKAKLRGVNHGKSGARGEDDSDTPSKGSSKKSSGESGRHCSRSPSNRLEDDSLAPYSDTERNRSDRPSPRPLPACTRSPQPPAPSPLSRRGETRDKTRKVVRFACDPNEN
- the LOC144050909 gene encoding uncharacterized protein LOC144050909 isoform X3 translates to MKRKRIERNIHLDRLKFTYNVWSMFFIPKWWILIACLAGFLPQQCCGIHVLVRDDKKYAVLFQSVVLPCQFNSVSTQTPIVQWVYKSYCRDRTRDSFSFSDNLSAGGPMGGGGHENGKKASYLDCSDSSRTVRTVASVAGSSVTLSEYYKNRDVSIINKADLRIAGVQWGDSGVYTCKVVIADDVVGQNEASVELLVLEWVFVAAVALGSVLFLLLVGVCWCQCCPHSCCCYVSCCCCPDTCCCPKHLYEAGKGIKTGSSTLQTPVYPPYFVSGVPAMVPIAPPSLVEKLSSVPPSDGSLHTVVPMHAVGAPYRLPSPQDQDSLRVLHYVENQLAHFNPTRSASHQSCGVSELSSLHEGENAFRQTFRKVQTKALPPIPDDDPQPEPRRYRDNRSPEPQRLRDNPPSSPQRYRGDPEPEPRPCAEVSILPRRYSDDPPPQPHRHIRDARQQNHSEENRHNRWNPRSEHLERKSYRTAGRTGSLDELEEFAETYKQRGRRQAERRDDEDDEPELREFSRCPSYRHGPPQHHYDDRNELGDCSDLEERPRRKKKNGHNISPLPSPKKRRGTWGNGRDVSPPPHVSPPSTSSQEKDYDSAFLNSLLERKAKLRGVNHGKSGARGEDDSDTPSKGSSKKSSGESGRHCSRSPSNRLEDDSLAPYSDTERNRSDRPSPRPLPACTRSPQPPAPSPLSRRGETRDKTRKVQATLLSRDSLIV
- the LOC144050909 gene encoding uncharacterized protein LOC144050909 isoform X4, which translates into the protein MKRKRIERNIHLDRLKFTYNVWSMFFIPKWWILIACLAGFLPQQCCGIHVLVRDDKKYAVLFQSVVLPCQFNSVSTQTPIVQWVYKSYCRDRTRDSFSFSDNLSAGGPMGGGGHENGKKASYLDCSDSSRTVRTVASVAGSSVTLSEYYKNRDVSIINKADLRIAGVQWGDSGVYTCKVVIADDVVGQNEASVELLVLGFSGLPGDLLPDFELKIMPEWVFVAAVALGSVLFLLLVGVCWCQCCPHSCCCYVSCCCCPDTCCCPKHLYEAGKGIKTGSSTLQTPVYPPYFVSGVPAMVPIAPPSLVEKLSSVPPSDGSLHTVACGVSELSSLHEGENAFRQTFRKVQTKALPPIPDDDPQPEPRRYRDNRSPEPQRLRDNPPSSPQRYRGDPEPEPRPCAEVSILPRRYSDDPPPQPHRHIRDARQQNHSEENRHNRWNPRSEHLERKSYRTAGRTGSLDELEEFAETYKQRGRRQAERRDDEDDEPELREFSRCPSYRHGPPQHHYDDRNELGDCSDLEERPRRKKKNGHNISPLPSPKKRRGTWGNGRDVSPPPHVSPPSTSSQEKDYDSAFLNSLLERKAKLRGVNHGKSGARGEDDSDTPSKGSSKKSSGESGRHCSRSPSNRLEDDSLAPYSDTERNRSDRPSPRPLPACTRSPQPPAPSPLSRRGETRDKTRKVQATLLSRDSLIV
- the LOC144050909 gene encoding uncharacterized protein LOC144050909 isoform X1, translating into MKRKRIERNIHLDRLKFTYNVWSMFFIPKWWILIACLAGFLPQQCCGIHVLVRDDKKYAVLFQSVVLPCQFNSVSTQTPIVQWVYKSYCRDRTRDSFSFSDNLSAGGPMGGGGHENGKKASYLDCSDSSRTVRTVASVAGSSVTLSEYYKNRDVSIINKADLRIAGVQWGDSGVYTCKVVIADDVVGQNEASVELLVLGFSGLPGDLLPDFELKIMPEWVFVAAVALGSVLFLLLVGVCWCQCCPHSCCCYVSCCCCPDTCCCPKHLYEAGKGIKTGSSTLQTPVYPPYFVSGVPAMVPIAPPSLVEKLSSVPPSDGSLHTVVPMHAVGAPYRLPSPQDQDSLRVLHYVENQLAHFNPTRSASHQSCGVSELSSLHEGENAFRQTFRKVQTKALPPIPDDDPQPEPRRYRDNRSPEPQRLRDNPPSSPQRYRGDPEPEPRPCAEVSILPRRYSDDPPPQPHRHIRDARQQNHSEENRHNRWNPRSEHLERKSYRTAGRTGSLDELEEFAETYKQRGRRQAERRDDEDDEPELREFSRCPSYRHGPPQHHYDDRNELGDCSDLEERPRRKKKNGHNISPLPSPKKRRGTWGNGRDVSPPPHVSPPSTSSQEKDYDSAFLNSLLERKAKLRGVNHGKSGARGEDDSDTPSKGSSKKSSGESGRHCSRSPSNRLEDDSLAPYSDTERNRSDRPSPRPLPACTRSPQPPAPSPLSRRGETRDKTRKVQATLLSRDSLIV
- the LOC144050909 gene encoding uncharacterized protein LOC144050909 isoform X5, which gives rise to MGGGGHENGKKASYLDCSDSSRTVRTVASVAGSSVTLSEYYKNRDVSIINKADLRIAGVQWGDSGVYTCKVVIADDVVGQNEASVELLVLGFSGLPGDLLPDFELKIMPEWVFVAAVALGSVLFLLLVGVCWCQCCPHSCCCYVSCCCCPDTCCCPKHLYEAGKGIKTGSSTLQTPVYPPYFVSGVPAMVPIAPPSLVEKLSSVPPSDGSLHTVVPMHAVGAPYRLPSPQDQDSLRVLHYVENQLAHFNPTRSASHQSCGVSELSSLHEGENAFRQTFRKVQTKALPPIPDDDPQPEPRRYRDNRSPEPQRLRDNPPSSPQRYRGDPEPEPRPCAEVSILPRRYSDDPPPQPHRHIRDARQQNHSEENRHNRWNPRSEHLERKSYRTAGRTGSLDELEEFAETYKQRGRRQAERRDDEDDEPELREFSRCPSYRHGPPQHHYDDRNELGDCSDLEERPRRKKKNGHNISPLPSPKKRRGTWGNGRDVSPPPHVSPPSTSSQEKDYDSAFLNSLLERKAKLRGVNHGKSGARGEDDSDTPSKGSSKKSSGESGRHCSRSPSNRLEDDSLAPYSDTERNRSDRPSPRPLPACTRSPQPPAPSPLSRRGETRDKTRKVQATLLSRDSLIV